In one window of Cynocephalus volans isolate mCynVol1 chromosome 6, mCynVol1.pri, whole genome shotgun sequence DNA:
- the ASIC3 gene encoding acid-sensing ion channel 3 has translation MKPSSGPEEARQPTSDIRVFASNCTLHGLGHVFGPGGLTLRRVLWATAVLLSLATFLYQVVERVHYYREFHHQTALDERESHRLTFPAVTLCNINPLRRSRLTPNDLHWAGPALLGLDPTEHAAFLHALGQPPAPPGFMPSATFDMAQLYARAGHSLDGMLLDCRYRGQPCGPENFTEVFTRMGRCYTFNSGAGGAELLTTTKGGAGNGLEIMLDVQQEEYLPVWRDVEETPFEVGIRVQIHSQEEPPLIDQLGLGAAPGYQTFVSCQQQQLSFLPPPWGDCSSVSLDPDFELEPSDPLGAPGPSPTPSSPYSLVGCRLVCETRYVARKCGCRMIHMPGSAPVCSPQQYKDCAHPALDAMLRRDACSCPRPCAVTRYAKELSMVRIPSRAAARYLARKFNRSEAEIAENVLVLDIFFEALNYETVEQKKAYEVSELLGDIGGQMGLFIGASLLTILEILDYLCEVFRDRVLGYFWNRRRSQRHSSTNLLQEGLGSHRTQVPHFSLGPRPPTPPCAVTKTLSASHHTCYLVTRL, from the exons ATGAAGCCCTCCTCAGGGCCGGAGGAGGCCCGGCAGCCAACCTCAGACATCCGCGTGTTTGCCAGCAACTGTACGCTGCACGGGCTGGGCCACGTCTTCGGCCCAGGTGGCCTGACCCTGCGCCGGGTTCTGTGGGCCACAGCTGTGCTCCTGTCACTGGCCACCTTCCTCTACCAGGTGGTTGAGAGGGTGCACTACTACAGGGAGTTCCACCACCAGACAGCCCTGGATGAGCGCGAGAGCCACCGGCTCACCTTCCCGGCCGTCACCCTGTGTAACATCAACCCGCTGCGGCGCTCACGCCTCACGCCCAACGACCTGCACTGGGCTGGGCCCGCGCTGCTGGGCCTCGACCCCACCGAGCACGCCGCCTTCCTGCATGCCCTGGGCCAGCCGCCCGCGCCGCCCGGCTTCATGCCCAGTGCCACCTTCGACATGGCGCAACTCTATGCCCGTGCCGGGCACTCCCTGGATGGCATGCTGCTAGACTGCCGCTACCGCGGCCAGCCGTGTGGGCCTGAGAACTTCACTGAG GTCTTCACCCGGATGGGGCGGTGCTACACATTTAACTCCGGCGCTGGCGGGGCCGAGCTGCTCACCACCACCAAGGGCGGTGCTGGCAATGGGCTGGAGATCATGTTGGACGTGCAGCAGGAGGAGTATCTGCCCGTGTGGAGGGACGTGG AGGAGACTCCGTTTGAGGTGGGGATCCGTGTGCAGATCCACAGCCAGGAGGAGCCGCCCCTCATCGACCAGCTGGGCTTGGGGGCGGCCCCCGGCTACCAGACTTTTGTGTCCTGCCAGCAGCAGCAA CTGAGCTTCCTGCCACCGCCCTGGGGCGACTGCAGTTCAGTATCTCTGGACCCTGACTTTGAGCTGGAGCCTTCTGATCCCCTGGGTGCAcccggccccagccccacccccagctctcccTATAGCCTAGTGGGGTGTCGTCTGGTTTGCGAAACCCGCTACGTGGCTCGGAAGTGCGGCTGTCGAATGATACACATGCCTG GCAGCGCGCCAGTGTGCAGTCCCCAGCAGTACAAGGACTGTGCCCACCCAGCCCTGG ACGCGATGCTGCGGAGGGACGCGTGctcctgccccaggccctgcGCCGTCACGCGCTACGCCAAGGAGCTCTCCATGGTCCGGATCCCCAGCCGCGCCGCCGCCCGCTACCTGGCCCGGAAATTCAACCGCAGCGAGGCCGAGATCGC GGAGAACGTGCTGGTCCTGGATATCTTCTTTGAGGCCCTCAACTACGAGACAGTGGAGCAGAAGAAGGCCTATGAAGTGTCGGAGCTGCTGG GTGACATTGGGGGCCAGATGGGCTTGTTCATCGGGGCCAGCCTGCTGACCATCCTGGAGATCCTAGACTACCTCTGTGAG GTATTCCGAGACAGGGTCCTGGGGTATTTCTGGAACCGAAGGCGCTCCCAAAGGCATTCCAGCACCAATCTG ctTCAGGAAGGGCTGGGCAGCCATCGAACCCAAGTTCCCCACTTCAGCCTGGGCCCCAG gcctcccacccctccctgtgCCGTCACCAAGActctctctgcctcccaccaCACCTGCTACCTGGTCACGCGGCTCTAG